In Chryseobacterium oranimense, a single window of DNA contains:
- a CDS encoding fumarylacetoacetate hydrolase family protein, whose product MKIICIGRNYSEHAKELGNEIPEKPVIFMKPDTAVLKGNDFYIPEFSNDIHYELEVVLKISKGGKYIQKETASKHYEEISLGIDFTARDLQSELKSKGLPWELAKGFDGSAVVGNFFRKEDFDLQGLQFSLLKNKEEVQNGNTKDMIFSFDDIVAFASQFFTLRVGDLIFTGTPKGVGKVDENDILEAYLEDDKILDIRIL is encoded by the coding sequence ATGAAAATCATCTGCATAGGAAGAAACTACAGCGAACATGCAAAAGAATTAGGAAATGAAATTCCTGAAAAACCGGTTATTTTTATGAAACCTGATACGGCGGTATTAAAGGGAAATGATTTTTATATCCCTGAATTTTCCAATGATATTCACTATGAGCTGGAAGTGGTTTTAAAAATTTCAAAAGGAGGAAAATACATTCAGAAAGAAACGGCCAGCAAACATTATGAAGAAATCAGCCTTGGAATAGATTTTACAGCAAGGGATCTTCAGAGCGAGCTTAAATCCAAAGGTCTTCCGTGGGAACTGGCTAAAGGATTTGACGGTTCTGCTGTAGTAGGAAACTTCTTCAGAAAGGAGGATTTTGATCTTCAGGGACTTCAGTTTTCATTGCTGAAAAATAAGGAAGAGGTACAGAACGGCAATACAAAAGACATGATCTTCAGCTTTGATGATATCGTTGCTTTCGCGTCCCAGTTTTTTACATTAAGAGTGGGTGATCTTATTTTTACCGGAACTCCGAAAGGGGTAGGAAAGGTTGATGAAAATGATATTCTTGAGGCTTACCTGGAAGATGATAAAATTCTTGATATCCGAATATTATAA
- a CDS encoding DUF2007 domain-containing protein — MSNLVRFKFYETALEANRDKQILAENGVNGFIANEQLIQSDWLLSQAVGGIQLQVFEDDLEKAKQILKDYNDNEAYSLEVEHTIANPEFDFVCPKCGSNHIYRDDRATSFFGISILSSQKFVCYYCGNEFTH, encoded by the coding sequence ATGTCGAATCTGGTCCGCTTTAAATTTTACGAAACGGCTCTTGAGGCCAACAGGGATAAGCAGATCCTTGCTGAAAACGGGGTGAATGGTTTTATTGCCAACGAACAGCTGATTCAGTCGGACTGGCTGCTTTCTCAGGCGGTGGGCGGTATCCAGCTTCAGGTTTTTGAAGATGACCTGGAAAAAGCAAAACAGATCCTGAAGGATTATAATGACAATGAGGCTTATTCGCTGGAAGTGGAACATACCATTGCCAATCCTGAATTTGACTTTGTATGCCCGAAATGCGGCTCCAACCATATTTACAGGGACGACAGGGCAACGAGTTTCTTCGGAATCTCCATTTTGTCCAGTCAAAAGTTTGTATGTTATTACTGCGGGAATGAGTTTACTCATTAA